TTTGAGATAATTCAAGTGGAATGTTAAGAATGAGTAATAGAATTAAGGTTACCCTACTCTTCCAAAGCAGACTTTATTAATGTCAGATGATATCACCATTCCAGTCCACCAAAACATGATCAtgaatatcagaaaaataaacttaGAAAGAATGCCCGGTTGGAATGGTAAGATTCTAAGGTGGAGCTAAAAGATTTATATGAATAGTCATTTtcacaggtttgggtttttttcacattacaGGACAAACCCGTATTTGTGGAGTGAGGGATAGGTATTTCACTTCCAAGGAAAcacttgcatttcattttctcattatGAGTTCACATTGAAGGTACATGCACACTCGCAAGAGTATTAATATCCATTACAATGTAAGTAAATTCTCTGTTTTCACAGTTCCTCCTGATTTATTAGAGTGCAAAGATTGTCCTGTGAAAGTTGAAGCCTTAGAAGTCACAGAGCAACACAAAAATATTGCTGCAAAGGCCCTGAAGAAATTTAACAGTGAGAGTAACCACACAAACTACTTTGACGTGGACAAAgttgaaaagattttaaagatggTAAGTGGCATTTTGTCCTAGAATTACTTATAAATGACAAAATTTTGTGAGCAGCTCCAAAACTACGGGACCAGAACTCAAACCCTTCTAGGATCAGAACAATTGCTTGTCACCTCTCAGTGCAAATCATCTACTTCAGTTTTATGAAGGTCCTACTTCTGCAAAAACTTGCTATTAACTTTAATTTAGGCACGTGAAAGCAAAAGAATTTCTCATCTGCTGAAAACTATGGCAGTGTGATGGGATCCAAAGTGTCAGAGCcttctgtgtgtgcatgtttttattttgaatgccTATTTACCTATCATATCATAACATACAAGAGTTTATTTACTACTCACCAGAGTTCTTCAGGATGTACAGTCATGTGTGTTATCACAGTCACACATTCTGCCAACTGAAGCCAGGTACATTTTTTTACTCTTAGAATATTTAGCACGTGGGTACAAGACAAAAGTGGAACACGCTCAGCATCATTTTGACTCTctgctgcagagcaaagcagcacTGTGAGAGCTCTGAAAGACAGTAGGTAAATTTTTATCTGCGCTGTACCTCCTGAAGAACTACTGACTCTGGTACCTAACTCCTCATCTTTGAGTGATGTTGGCATGAAGAATTATCCTTTGGGTGATTTGAAGTATAACTCTCACATCACCACAATTTCTTGTTGGGAGATGCTGGAGATGTCACTTAAACAGCACAGGATCATCCTGCCAACATGTGTCAGTTCAGGACACCTCCGAGTGAGGTTGCATGGCCCTGCCATAACACATGCTGATCTTGGAAACTGCCTAAATTATAGTATGCCAACCCCACCTCCCTGCAGCTTTTAATATTGCTCAGAAACTTGGCAGTGCTCTACACTGTAGTCCCATGCAGGATGTATCCCTACTCCCATTTAGCAAGTGGCTCTTTTCAGATTGCCTGGATTCATGGATTTCTCCCTAAATGCTTTGTCTTCACACTTCAGCATCTTTAGCTACAGTCACAATTTAGGTTGTACCACTGGATTTCAATAGACTGCATAACACTGAGAAACTATGaattatgattaaaaaatacACCATGAAGCATGTGCATCCACTTTTAACCAATGTAGTGAAacttgtgtgcacacacatgctaTGGATACCTTCAACACAGACCTGAAATAAACTACAGCAGTtgacaattaaaatgaaacaccTCTTCATGGATTTTAATAGGATCCCAAAGGCTTTCTCCCACGCTCTTGTGGAGTAATGCCTTCTCTATGAATAATGCCACTGACAACAGAGAAAGCACCAACCTCACAGTAACTGGCAGAACTTCCTCCCCAATTAACATCAGCACTGCAGCACTATGCACTCCCATCACTGGGAAGGGGTGGTTGCCATCCAGTAGATCTCTGTATTTTTACAAGAGCAGCAGTTAATAAGGACGCTACTTCCTAAAAACACAGGCTGTAAAAGTAACAGTTATTATTACAGCATACACATACTAGAGACAGAAGTAAAGCAACCATTCCTGGAACTCATAAAGGTGTGAGGCAAGTAAGGTATAAATTAttgaatctttttttccttactgaataCGTGTATATGGACGAACATTTGAACAGCACAGGTAAAGAAAGCATGAGGTAGACAGGATTTTGACAACAATATGAAGTATGGTTGGTTTTAAATTTACAGGACTTTAAATACACCTAGTTATCACTTCTTGTTTGACCTCTTGGTTTCAGACTGCCTCCCGTGAAGGTTACATTTTAGGATTCTCTATAAAAGAGACCAACTGTTCCAAATCCGCACAACAAGCAGATGAGGCATTGGAATGTGATTTTCTGGATGACTGGCACGCCGTAAGTAAAGTCTTAGCATGAGAACTGACACAATGGGTGGCACCAGGAAGATCTTCCCGCAATATTTCTAAGTGTTTCTTGTAAGCATGCACCCAAACTCAAAATTAGAAATCCAGCATGTCCAAGTCCAGATCCTAATCTtgcagctgcttctttttattctctAAGGAGGCAATCTGAACTCTCAAATCTAAATGTAACCTGAGTCTGGCATATTACAGACCTAGAGCTGAGCTGTTCAGATTACTATCAAAGTACTCTCCGCACCCCACCTTCCCTTTACAATAATAGTCTACACCAAAGAAACAACTAGGCAAGATTAtcatttcagaataaattattCCCCAGAAATGAAACTGAGggaatataataaataatattataatataaattaaaatataaaaaaatatattaataaacatctataataaaaataaaagctaaattcaCTAGAATGAAGAACAAGCCAGATAGTCAGAGGTTTTGAATTCTGTTCTCAACGCCGCCATCACAGGAGTATGTGTGTAAAACGCTACTAACATTTGTAGTTGTTGATGCCAATAGGCTATTAATGGCCCAAACATTTATCAAGATAAAGCATCCCCTAGAGAGAGCACACACAGAACCCCCCACCTGGGTTCTGTGCTCTTCCAGATGAGCAATTCCACACACAATGAGTGGGCAGCAGGTGAAAGTCACAGCAAACAGGATGCTAAGGGAAGCAATGCTAAGGGATTTCAACAAATCACTTTTTGAAAGATAAATACGGAAGAAAGCTCTACCTGGAGCTTTGTCTGAAACAGCATAGACTCACAGTGTCTGGTTTTGAGGACTTTGAGCAAAATTTCAGAATAGCCCAATCTGAACAGATGTTTGacaaacaaagacagaaaaaaaaggaataaaaatcagtGACCTACAGGGTACTCGTTTTGGAGACATCAGTAGCTGACCAATTTCTTACAGACACCAAAAGAGAAATAAGATGAAGAGCAGTAATCTGCTAGACACACATGGTGGTCTTCACAGTCAAGAACACTCCAAAATAGCCTAtattttaatcattattaatCACTGGCAAGTATCACTGGTCAGAAAGTTCAAGATCTAAGTTATGTAAACATACTTAGGCATGGAAGGAACTAGCCTAACTTTTGAAATGTGGAACTTTCAGTAGCTCCATCACAACAACGCATATGTGCATtggcgggttttttttcttttcttttgcttagcACGTGGGATTCTGCAAGGCAAGAATTATCAGTGATCCAGATGAACCTGATGGAACAGATATAAACTGTGAAATCTACCATCCCTGCGTATGTACTCACTTACTGAAATGTCTCTGGCTCTATCCTCCTGCAGGGTACACCAGCCTCACTTAGTCCAGACTGACAGATGATTGCAGCGGTTGTTTATGTCCCTTTATTATTGCCTGGGGGTGACAGACTGGCTTTGGACTGCTAGGTCAATCAGAGGATGAATTAGAATTGAGCTGGCCCTACTACTTCCTCCAAGGGCGTCTCCTCTGAGTCCAGTCATACTCCTTAGTTAAAGTGAATAGAGATTGGCAAACAAGTTCAAAAGAATTTTAGAATGCAAGAGGAGGGGAGATAAACTTTATCATATTTGGTATTCCAGTTTATATGACAACAGCTACTCCAGAGTTTGATCCATCACAAATTTTGCTCAGTTAgttatattatttcattttgttatgGTACAGTGTTTCCAGATGATTTTCAGTAATTTGGCATTTTATCATCTACTCCTTCTcttctattttgaaaaaaacacaggttttgtttccttacagATCACTAGAACTGTAAATGCAAACCTACTaactcccacctctctctccttctcaccACTTTCTTCTGTCCCATTAACATCTCACTTAATATTTCCTCCCCTGGTTTTTTTTTGAACAGCAGCACCACTACAGGCAAAGATGCAGACATTTAACTCTGAGACATCCCCATCATCATTTTGGTCACAGGCATCATCACAGGCATGGATGTCCACCCTTTTCTCAATCCAGACCTGAAGAACCTGAGCATAACCATACTTTCAGTGAAGAACATCAAGACAGCCATGAaggaccttctcctcctcctcccccgcatGGTGAACCATATCACCACCTTCACCCTCCGCACCGTTGtcttccacctcctccccatgGTGGACCACATCaccacccttctcctcctccccatgaGGGACCACATCCTCCTCCCCAAGAGGAACCACAACATCCCCTTTCTGCTCCTTCTCCCAATGATGAACTACATCATCCCatttctgctcctcctccccatgATGAACCACATCATCCTCCTTCCCCAGAGGAATTACAtgatctctcttctcttcctcctacCCATGATGAACCACATAATCCTCCTCTTGGTCCCCATCATGGACCACActgtcctccccctcctcatGGACCACATCaccaccatcctcctccccatCATGGACCACActgtcctccccctcctcatGGACCACATCACCACCATCCTCCTCATCACCATAGACCACACTGTCCTCCCTCTCCTCATGGACCACATCaccaccatcctcctccccatCATGGACCACACTGTCCTCCGCCCCCTCCTCATGGACCACATCaccaccatcctcctccccatCATGGACCACACTGTCCTCCCTCTCCTCATGGACCACATCACCACTATCCTCCTCCCCATCATGGACCACActgtcctccccctcctcatGGACCCCATCaccaccatcctcctccccatCATGGACCACACTGTCCTCCGCCCCCTCCTCATGGACCACATCACCACCATCTTCCTCCCCATCATCGACCACatcaccctcctcctccaggcCACCCTCCTCACCTCTATCATCACTATTACAGACATAATTGCAACAAGACAAGCATATCAGGAAAGTACTTTCCATTCCAAATAATAGGAGCTCTCTATCGCATTCCAGTTCTAAATCAGCAGGATTCTCTCACACCTCCCACTGCAAACTTTCCTGAGCTAGCCCAACGCAGCCCTCACTCCTCCAGCCCTGGTGAAGGTATTCCCTTCACTGGCTTAAGTCTAAAGGAGATACTAGAAGCTCCAGGTTTTCCAGATCACCCTACGCAGTCAAAGTCATGCCCAGGAAACCCCAAACTTGTTCTTCCAAaaattttgcctttatttccaCATAGCTCCATGGCAGAAAATTCTCCTGCATGACCTCAGAGAAAGATGTTCCTGGTCTGAGAGTTGCAGGGCCAATGATAGTCACACAATGAATGAAAACAGCacatggagaaggggaa
The sequence above is a segment of the Larus michahellis chromosome 6, bLarMic1.1, whole genome shotgun sequence genome. Coding sequences within it:
- the LOC141744828 gene encoding uncharacterized protein LOC141744828 isoform X2 translates to MLLLASAFLLTLLQCSNAQNKTSITPADCSTIETDAGVALDLVNRHRRDGYVFGLFRVADAHELRIGNSSVLYLTLDVLETECSVLSRRHWESCEYSNTYSMDFGQCKIITHTNQLLKKPQLYGFNCTLSPVPPDLLECKDCPVKVEALEVTEQHKNIAAKALKKFNSESNHTNYFDVDKVEKILKMTASREGYILGFSIKETNCSKSAQQADEALECDFLDDWHAHVGFCKARIISDPDEPDGTDINCEIYHPCHHYRQRCRHLTLRHPHHHFGHRHHHRHGCPPFSQSRPEEPEHNHTFSEEHQDSHEGPSPPPPPHGEPYHHLHPPHRCLPPPPHGGPHHHPSPPPHEGPHPPPQEEPQHPLSAPSPNDELHHPISAPPPHDEPHHPPSPEELHDLSSLPPTHDEPHNPPLGPHHGPHCPPPPHGPHHHHPPPHHGPHCPPPPHGPHHHHPPHHHRPHCPPSPHGPHHHHPPPHHGPHCPPPPPHGPHHHHPPPHHGPHCPPSPHGPHHHYPPPHHGPHCPPPPHGPHHHHPPPHHGPHCPPPPPHGPHHHHLPPHHRPHHPPPPGHPPHLYHHYYRHNCNKTSISGKYFPFQIIGALYRIPVLNQQDSLTPPTANFPELAQRSPHSSSPGEGIPFTGLSLKEILEAPGFPDHPTQSKSCPGNPKLVLPKILPLFPHSSMAENSPA
- the LOC141744828 gene encoding histidine-rich glycoprotein-like isoform X3 → MLLLASAFLLTLLQCSNAQNKTSITPADCSTIETDAGVALDLVNRHRRDGYVFGLFRVADAHELRIGNSSVLYLTLDVLETECSVLSRRHWESCEYSNTYSMDFGQCKIITHTNQLLKKPQLYGFNCTLSPVPPDLLECKDCPVKVEALEVTEQHKNIAAKALKKFNSESNHTNYFDVDKVEKILKMTASREGYILGFSIKETNCSKSAQQADEALECDFLDDWHAHVGFCKARIISDPDEPDGTDINCEIYHPCASSQAWMSTLFSIQT
- the LOC141744828 gene encoding uncharacterized protein LOC141744828 isoform X1, which produces MLLLASAFLLTLLQCSNAQNKTSITPADCSTIETDAGVALDLVNRHRRDGYVFGLFRVADAHELRIGNSSVLYLTLDVLETECSVLSRRHWESCEYSNTYSMDFGQCKIITHTNQLLKKPQLYGFNCTLSPVPPDLLECKDCPVKVEALEVTEQHKNIAAKALKKFNSESNHTNYFDVDKVEKILKMTASREGYILGFSIKETNCSKSAQQADEALECDFLDDWHAHVGFCKARIISDPDEPDGTDINCEIYHPCQHHYRQRCRHLTLRHPHHHFGHRHHHRHGCPPFSQSRPEEPEHNHTFSEEHQDSHEGPSPPPPPHGEPYHHLHPPHRCLPPPPHGGPHHHPSPPPHEGPHPPPQEEPQHPLSAPSPNDELHHPISAPPPHDEPHHPPSPEELHDLSSLPPTHDEPHNPPLGPHHGPHCPPPPHGPHHHHPPPHHGPHCPPPPHGPHHHHPPHHHRPHCPPSPHGPHHHHPPPHHGPHCPPPPPHGPHHHHPPPHHGPHCPPSPHGPHHHYPPPHHGPHCPPPPHGPHHHHPPPHHGPHCPPPPPHGPHHHHLPPHHRPHHPPPPGHPPHLYHHYYRHNCNKTSISGKYFPFQIIGALYRIPVLNQQDSLTPPTANFPELAQRSPHSSSPGEGIPFTGLSLKEILEAPGFPDHPTQSKSCPGNPKLVLPKILPLFPHSSMAENSPA